One window of Desulfomicrobium apsheronum genomic DNA carries:
- a CDS encoding YkgJ family cysteine cluster protein, producing MTESVFDCRMCGHCCQGQGGIVASAPERERLAAHLGMAVEEFCSRYTEPQGKKLVLRCGEDGYCVFFDPKTACTVHPAKPDVCRAWPFFRGNLVDPVSWELAQEYCPGIRPECGHTEFARLGIAYVRDNHLAKTGREDEANALRIADLMDKI from the coding sequence ATGACCGAATCCGTATTTGACTGCCGCATGTGCGGGCACTGCTGCCAAGGCCAGGGAGGCATCGTCGCCTCGGCCCCGGAACGTGAACGCTTGGCCGCACATCTGGGCATGGCGGTCGAGGAATTTTGCTCCCGCTACACCGAGCCCCAGGGAAAAAAACTGGTCCTGCGCTGTGGCGAGGACGGCTACTGCGTCTTTTTCGACCCCAAAACCGCCTGCACCGTACACCCGGCCAAGCCGGACGTGTGCCGCGCCTGGCCCTTCTTCCGCGGTAATCTGGTCGATCCCGTAAGCTGGGAACTGGCCCAGGAATACTGCCCGGGCATCCGTCCCGAATGCGGCCACACCGAATTCGCCCGTCTGGGCATCGCCTATGTAAGGGACAACCACCTGGCCAAGACGGGCCGCGAGGACGAGGCCAACGCCCTGCGCATCGCGGACCTGATGGACAAAATCTGA
- a CDS encoding J domain-containing protein codes for MRLSECYSLLEVSPGATLDEIKASYRKLAFKYHPDLNPGDARAAQSFSRLNEAYVLLKKNLETEPSDKRRFNAETIRQEEEARVKRGGKPSGGFSAKQEEVLRDILNDPFAKQVFEDIFSKLKRGVQPEEASSQPVTTKKLDLKWGERALSIDLGKGIVQSIKDWASGQLDDRQTVRMPARDLIPGTTLRVQIRHRFTAEPRTIDVTLPPDFVVGRPIRLKGMGRRLGPWRGDLYLRLLAV; via the coding sequence ATGCGTCTGTCCGAGTGCTATTCTCTGCTGGAAGTCTCCCCCGGGGCAACCCTGGACGAGATAAAGGCCAGCTACCGCAAACTGGCCTTCAAGTACCATCCGGACCTGAATCCCGGCGATGCGCGCGCGGCCCAAAGTTTCAGCCGCCTGAACGAAGCCTACGTGCTGCTCAAGAAAAATCTGGAGACCGAACCTTCTGACAAGCGGCGCTTCAATGCCGAGACCATCCGTCAGGAAGAGGAAGCCAGGGTCAAGCGCGGCGGAAAACCCTCCGGCGGATTCTCCGCCAAGCAGGAAGAGGTGCTCCGGGACATACTCAATGACCCCTTCGCCAAGCAGGTCTTCGAGGATATTTTCAGCAAGCTCAAACGCGGGGTCCAGCCTGAAGAAGCCAGCTCACAGCCGGTCACGACAAAAAAGCTGGACCTCAAGTGGGGAGAACGCGCCCTCAGCATCGATCTCGGCAAGGGCATTGTCCAAAGCATCAAGGACTGGGCCTCCGGGCAACTCGACGACCGCCAGACCGTGCGCATGCCCGCCCGCGACCTCATCCCCGGCACCACCCTGCGAGTCCAAATCCGGCACCGCTTCACAGCCGAACCCCGCACCATAGACGTAACCCTGCCCCCGGACTTCGTGGTCGGGCGGCCCATCCGTCTCAAGGGCATGGGCCGACGACTCGGCCCATGGCGGGGCGATCTTTATCTGCGCTTGCTGGCTGTTTAA